The Planctomycetota bacterium genome includes a window with the following:
- a CDS encoding S26 family signal peptidase: MSDSATPSPTRSTAVDTIQGLIVAFTLAMAFRGFILEGFVIPTGSMGPTLLGDHVRVRSDATGYAYTVDGGSVFDNGAPPTARAPMIDPMVTRQFPMGEMELGRLRQQVVGGDRVLVLKYVPWIFEPQRWDVAVFKNPPDPIGISQNYIKRMVGLPSESLVLVDGDVFTGAPDAAPDALRIQRKTEMAQRAVWQPVWRNDWAPIELKKLESNWKHAWPGPAFLPSGEKKSAWTAGDTRIWRWPDSAATQLEWSSENFPVSDWNAYNVWRRSFEFPMSDIRLSAALEFDQPEKAAANVTLNTRGLRIEAAVDNAAKSIEISVKTNGSATEPPRVLAQQKSALATADRHLDLEFWHVDQAVWLFVNGTKIACLPYEFAASGTTPEMRLVASGIDPAHYRNDPVAAKPAPMQSLSMNFSGSPVTIRNMELDRDLYYQPGILLPGNQTAVNGSIIMGKAYATDIDDPARLGPDDYLMLGDNSPASRDGRFWGRPHPILQRVIGFEKPFLVPREMIVGKAWCVYFPATYPLAGGLDMQDPAAKSPNIVPNFGSMRFIR, from the coding sequence ATGAGCGATTCCGCAACGCCATCCCCGACCCGCTCGACCGCCGTCGACACGATCCAGGGCTTGATCGTCGCCTTCACGCTCGCCATGGCCTTCCGCGGATTCATCCTCGAGGGCTTCGTCATTCCGACCGGCTCGATGGGACCGACCCTGCTGGGCGACCACGTGCGCGTCCGAAGCGACGCGACCGGCTATGCCTACACCGTCGATGGCGGATCCGTCTTCGACAACGGCGCGCCGCCGACCGCGCGGGCTCCAATGATCGACCCGATGGTCACGCGGCAGTTTCCCATGGGGGAGATGGAGCTCGGCAGGCTCCGCCAGCAGGTGGTTGGCGGCGACCGCGTTCTGGTGCTGAAATATGTCCCGTGGATCTTCGAGCCCCAGCGCTGGGACGTGGCGGTCTTCAAGAATCCGCCCGATCCGATCGGCATTTCGCAGAACTACATCAAGCGCATGGTCGGCCTGCCCTCGGAGTCACTGGTGCTGGTCGATGGCGATGTCTTCACGGGCGCACCGGACGCCGCGCCGGACGCGCTGCGCATCCAGCGGAAGACGGAGATGGCCCAGCGCGCCGTCTGGCAGCCGGTCTGGCGCAACGACTGGGCGCCGATCGAACTGAAAAAACTCGAGTCCAACTGGAAGCATGCGTGGCCCGGTCCCGCCTTCCTGCCCTCCGGCGAGAAGAAGTCGGCATGGACGGCGGGGGACACCCGCATCTGGCGCTGGCCCGACTCCGCGGCGACGCAGCTCGAGTGGAGCTCGGAGAATTTCCCCGTCAGCGACTGGAACGCCTACAACGTCTGGCGGCGCTCCTTTGAATTCCCCATGAGCGACATTCGCCTTTCGGCGGCGCTGGAGTTCGACCAGCCCGAGAAGGCCGCGGCGAATGTGACGCTCAACACGCGCGGCTTGCGGATCGAGGCCGCGGTGGACAACGCCGCGAAGTCGATCGAGATTTCCGTGAAGACCAATGGCAGCGCGACCGAGCCTCCGCGGGTGCTCGCCCAGCAGAAATCCGCGCTCGCCACCGCCGACCGCCATCTCGACCTCGAGTTCTGGCATGTTGACCAGGCGGTGTGGCTCTTCGTCAACGGCACCAAAATCGCCTGCCTTCCCTATGAATTCGCTGCCTCGGGCACCACGCCCGAAATGCGACTAGTCGCCTCCGGCATCGACCCGGCGCACTACCGCAACGACCCCGTCGCCGCCAAGCCCGCGCCGATGCAGTCGCTCTCGATGAATTTCTCCGGCTCGCCGGTCACCATCCGCAACATGGAGCTCGACCGCGACCTCTATTACCAGCCGGGCATCCTGCTGCCGGGCAACCAGACCGCGGTCAACGGCTCGATCATCATGGGCAAGGCCTATGCCACCGACATCGACGATCCGGCGCGCCTTGGCCCCGACGACTACCTGATGCTCGGCGACAACAGCCCCGCGAGCCGCGACGGACGCTTCTGGGGCCGGCCCCATCCCATTCTTCAGCGCGTGATCGGATTCGAGAAGCCCTTCCTCGTGCCGCGCGAAATGATCGTCGGCAAGGCGTGGTGCGTCTACTTCCCCGCCACCTATCCGCTGGCAGGCGGTCTGGACATGCAAGATCCAGCGGCGAAGAGCCCCAACATCGTGCCGAACTTCGGCTCGATGCGATTCATTCGCTGA
- the der gene encoding ribosome biogenesis GTPase Der produces MLPKLAIIGRPNVGKSSLFNRLAGRRISIVDPTPGVTRDRISAEISLKPSKGPARAIQVIDTGGWGIYTTEKNRKDDAGVDLTPLTPSIETQIMAAAKEADIILFVTDARDGVMALDRTVASLMRRRGLTPKVIPVANKVDDRSLEAAAQEVARLGFGAPTCVSANSGLGLAYLRNLIVSKLPDVADDAPDEKPPLPEIRIAIVGRRNAGKSSIVNWLAGEPRVIVSEIAGTTRDSVDVRIEKEGRIITLIDTAGVRKKKSWDGDIEFYANTRTTDAIARCDVAWLLLDATEKSTQIEKTLAMQLADSFKPTMIVVNKLDLVQKELKPADYQEYLTQEFPQLSYAPISFVSAKTGKGLRNSLALSFSMQEQAAHREGTGKLNAAIKAILTERGPSSKLGKIAKVLYVSQISINPPTIAMVVNKPDLFKGQYERYLLNRLREMLPFSEVPIRLKFSERKRTERPARK; encoded by the coding sequence ATGCTTCCCAAGCTCGCCATCATCGGCCGCCCGAACGTCGGCAAAAGCAGCCTTTTCAACCGGCTCGCTGGCCGCCGCATCTCGATCGTCGACCCCACGCCGGGCGTGACGCGCGACCGCATCTCCGCGGAGATTTCGCTCAAGCCGAGCAAGGGTCCGGCCCGCGCGATTCAGGTGATCGACACCGGCGGCTGGGGCATCTACACCACCGAGAAGAACCGCAAGGATGACGCGGGCGTCGACCTGACGCCGCTCACGCCGAGCATCGAGACGCAGATCATGGCCGCGGCCAAGGAAGCGGACATCATTCTCTTCGTCACCGACGCGCGCGACGGCGTGATGGCATTGGACCGCACAGTTGCTTCGCTGATGCGTCGCCGCGGGCTCACGCCGAAGGTGATCCCCGTCGCCAACAAAGTGGATGACCGCAGCCTTGAGGCCGCCGCCCAGGAAGTGGCCCGTCTTGGATTCGGCGCCCCGACCTGCGTCAGCGCCAACTCCGGTCTTGGCCTGGCCTACCTGCGCAACCTGATCGTGAGCAAGCTGCCCGACGTCGCGGATGACGCGCCCGACGAGAAACCGCCGCTGCCCGAGATTCGCATCGCCATCGTCGGCCGCCGCAACGCCGGCAAGAGCAGCATCGTGAACTGGCTCGCGGGCGAGCCGCGCGTGATCGTCAGCGAGATCGCGGGCACCACGCGCGACAGCGTGGACGTCCGCATCGAAAAAGAGGGCCGCATCATCACGCTCATCGACACCGCCGGCGTGCGCAAGAAGAAAAGCTGGGATGGCGACATCGAGTTCTACGCCAACACCCGCACCACCGACGCGATCGCGCGCTGCGATGTGGCATGGCTGCTGCTGGACGCCACCGAGAAGAGCACGCAGATCGAGAAGACCCTCGCGATGCAGCTGGCCGACTCCTTCAAGCCGACGATGATCGTGGTCAACAAGCTCGACCTCGTTCAAAAAGAACTCAAGCCCGCCGACTACCAGGAATATCTCACCCAGGAGTTCCCGCAGCTTTCCTACGCGCCGATCTCCTTCGTCAGCGCGAAGACCGGCAAGGGCCTGCGCAACTCGCTCGCCCTGAGCTTCTCCATGCAGGAGCAGGCCGCGCACCGCGAGGGCACCGGCAAGCTCAACGCCGCGATCAAGGCGATCCTGACCGAGCGCGGGCCAAGCTCGAAGCTGGGCAAGATCGCCAAGGTGCTCTATGTCAGCCAGATCTCGATCAATCCGCCCACCATCGCGATGGTCGTGAACAAGCCGGACCTCTTCAAGGGCCAGTACGAGCGCTACCTGCTCAATCGTCTGCGCGAGATGCTGCCCTTTAGCGAAGTGCCGATCCGCCTGAAGTTCAGCGAGCGCAAGCGCACCGAGCGACCGGCCCGCAAGTAA
- a CDS encoding formylglycine-generating enzyme family protein, protein MPLVQAVRTAPIKPTMIVVTAGTYTMSALDFGTQQYEADGKTLRPGTKVTFEKPFQLGRTEVTQAEFASVLGRNPSVHTKAADAGRLPVENVCFYDAIEYCNALSLAEKMTPRYTLEKATRAADGSISFAIVKDAGGAGYRLPTEAEWEYAARAGSTAGWSHGDDEASVGKFAWWKAESSGESKPVATKLPNAWGFHDMAGNVWEWCWNPESKVGGPQPMRGGSWFNCATCCKNTGRCVSEPTSREGTVGFRVARDAVSK, encoded by the coding sequence ATGCCGCTCGTGCAAGCCGTCCGCACCGCGCCGATCAAGCCCACAATGATCGTCGTGACTGCGGGCACTTACACCATGAGCGCGCTGGATTTTGGCACGCAGCAATACGAAGCCGACGGCAAGACGCTGCGGCCCGGCACCAAGGTCACATTTGAGAAGCCGTTCCAGCTCGGGCGAACCGAGGTCACGCAGGCGGAGTTTGCCTCCGTGCTTGGACGCAATCCGTCGGTACACACGAAGGCCGCCGACGCGGGGCGGTTGCCCGTGGAGAATGTCTGCTTCTACGACGCGATCGAATATTGCAACGCGCTCTCGCTCGCCGAGAAGATGACGCCGCGCTACACGCTTGAGAAAGCGACGCGCGCCGCGGACGGCTCGATTTCGTTCGCCATCGTGAAGGATGCGGGCGGCGCGGGATACCGGCTGCCGACCGAAGCCGAATGGGAATACGCGGCGCGTGCCGGATCGACGGCGGGCTGGAGTCACGGAGACGACGAGGCCTCGGTGGGCAAGTTCGCCTGGTGGAAGGCGGAATCCAGCGGCGAGAGCAAGCCCGTGGCGACCAAGCTTCCAAACGCGTGGGGCTTCCACGACATGGCCGGCAACGTGTGGGAGTGGTGCTGGAATCCCGAGTCGAAGGTCGGCGGCCCGCAGCCGATGCGCGGCGGAAGCTGGTTCAACTGCGCCACTTGCTGCAAGAACACGGGGCGGTGCGTGAGTGAGCCGACTTCTCGCGAGGGAACGGTCGGCTTCCGTGTGGCACGAGATGCAGTGAGTAAGTGA
- a CDS encoding RNA polymerase sigma factor, which yields MTTPDAKQVFEILIREHADRLMAFACAVCRDRAAADDLFQETLLRAWKGLEEYDRARPFGAWLRGIARNTAYELFRKSMRTVDDAVLNVVAAQADRFDGTQGTEFREQLEVLEECIAALTRPYAETIEMTYRGGLSIERIAEQVSSNTEAVKKRLQRARAMIAECLARKGLLT from the coding sequence ATGACCACTCCCGACGCGAAACAGGTGTTCGAGATTCTGATCCGCGAGCACGCGGACCGGCTGATGGCATTCGCCTGCGCGGTCTGCCGCGACCGCGCCGCCGCCGACGATCTCTTCCAGGAGACGCTGCTGCGCGCATGGAAGGGACTGGAAGAATACGACCGGGCGCGGCCTTTCGGCGCGTGGCTTCGCGGCATCGCCCGCAACACCGCCTACGAGCTGTTCCGCAAGAGCATGCGCACCGTCGATGACGCGGTGCTGAATGTGGTCGCGGCGCAGGCGGATCGTTTCGATGGAACCCAGGGCACCGAGTTCCGCGAGCAGCTGGAAGTGCTGGAGGAATGCATCGCGGCGCTGACCCGGCCCTACGCGGAGACGATCGAGATGACCTATCGCGGCGGCCTGTCGATCGAGCGGATCGCCGAGCAGGTTTCCAGCAACACCGAGGCCGTGAAGAAGCGATTGCAGCGGGCCCGCGCCATGATCGCCGAGTGCCTGGCGCGGAAGGGGCTGCTGACATGA
- a CDS encoding YHYH protein — translation MNAWRFNLTGATGFNNIDADVQSVKYNGSYAYVSCTSIPSYSIGPWVGSPNTATNQSFTFRITRNPVVKSGTKTATGLGNIGVWANGVGMFNYSDGRSYNNKNIWHNDAIKVEGPSFDSCGGHPSPSSEYHNHQNASCMYNEAPTVHSPIMGFAFDGYPVYGPYGYANADGTGGVRRIRSGYSLRNITTRTTLPNGTVLTAANYGPAVSATYPLGYFAEDYQYIAANGDLDLNNVRFCVTPEYPEGTYAYFVTLSATGTPAYPYMIGPSYHGVVDTANSSGHVTIPADAVAFNPIDLDESGDVDGGDIGLLLLNFGTYGPGDFDGSGEVDGGDLGIMLLAM, via the coding sequence ATGAACGCGTGGCGTTTCAACCTGACCGGCGCCACCGGCTTCAACAACATCGACGCCGACGTGCAGAGCGTGAAGTACAACGGCAGCTACGCCTATGTCAGCTGCACTTCCATTCCTTCCTACTCCATCGGGCCGTGGGTCGGCAGCCCCAACACCGCCACCAATCAGAGCTTCACTTTCCGCATCACGCGCAATCCCGTGGTGAAGAGCGGCACCAAGACTGCCACCGGTCTGGGCAACATCGGCGTGTGGGCCAATGGCGTGGGCATGTTCAACTATTCCGACGGCCGCAGCTACAACAACAAGAACATCTGGCACAACGACGCCATCAAGGTCGAGGGGCCGAGTTTCGATTCCTGCGGAGGTCATCCCTCGCCCAGCAGCGAGTATCACAACCACCAGAACGCGTCGTGCATGTACAACGAGGCACCGACGGTGCACTCGCCCATCATGGGCTTTGCCTTCGACGGTTATCCCGTGTACGGCCCGTATGGATATGCCAACGCCGACGGCACGGGCGGCGTGCGGCGGATCCGCAGCGGCTACTCGCTGCGCAACATCACCACTCGCACCACGCTTCCCAACGGTACCGTGTTGACCGCCGCGAACTATGGCCCCGCGGTCTCGGCGACCTATCCGCTGGGCTACTTCGCGGAGGACTACCAGTACATCGCCGCCAACGGCGATCTTGATCTAAACAACGTGCGCTTCTGCGTGACGCCGGAATATCCCGAGGGAACCTACGCCTACTTCGTCACGCTCAGTGCGACGGGGACGCCGGCCTATCCCTACATGATCGGTCCCTCCTATCACGGCGTGGTCGACACCGCCAACAGCAGCGGACACGTCACGATTCCCGCCGACGCGGTCGCGTTCAATCCCATAGACCTGGATGAGTCGGGCGACGTTGATGGCGGTGACATTGGATTGCTGCTGCTCAACTTCGGCACCTACGGCCCGGGCGACTTCGACGGTTCAGGCGAGGTCGATGGCGGAGACCTTGGCATCATGCTGCTGGCGATGTGA
- a CDS encoding cupin domain-containing protein: MSAPSNTSTSCRVYSVVGDRYHFLVTGEESNGAFAMIDAYVPPLHGPPLHVHHNEDEVFHVLEGEFTFTVAGLTMLVKAGQTIFGKRNVPHTFKNTGSTTGRMILLLSPAGLEKFFAEVGTPLASPQAAAIEPTPSDIKRLMEAARRYGLEIRA, from the coding sequence ATGAGTGCACCTTCCAATACAAGCACATCGTGCCGCGTCTATTCCGTCGTCGGCGACCGCTACCACTTTCTGGTCACGGGCGAAGAAAGCAACGGGGCGTTCGCCATGATCGACGCGTATGTTCCGCCCCTGCATGGCCCGCCGCTCCATGTCCATCACAACGAGGACGAAGTGTTCCATGTTCTCGAAGGCGAGTTCACTTTCACCGTTGCCGGGTTGACCATGCTCGTCAAGGCCGGCCAGACGATCTTTGGCAAACGGAATGTGCCGCACACATTCAAGAACACCGGCAGCACGACCGGGCGCATGATCCTGCTTCTCTCGCCGGCGGGACTGGAAAAATTCTTCGCCGAAGTCGGCACGCCGCTCGCCTCGCCGCAGGCCGCGGCCATCGAACCGACCCCCTCCGACATCAAGAGGCTGATGGAGGCCGCGCGGCGATACGGCCTGGAAATTCGCGCCTAG
- a CDS encoding winged helix DNA-binding domain-containing protein, whose protein sequence is MPRSAATPEVISAADARRVLLHLQGLAEPPARSSAKSVQDTVERLGYVQLDSINVLERAHHMILGTRLEGYRHEHLSHAVEKTRALWEHWTHDACVIPTKWFPHWKHRFIRYKERVPRSAWWRSQIGNDSDRTIRRTLARVRREGPLRARDFEPPEDHRSEGWWEWHPEKAALEYLWRSGRLAIARRERFEKVYDLVERVLPGEHMGPRSSESKHVEWACREAIDRLGIANPSEISRFFNAITPAQARKWCAAAIRRGDLVEVAVTPERGGKPVSGVALPNWKSLRRTPQRDRILLLSPFDPVVRERSRVERLFDFDYRFEAFTPAAKRKYGYYVLPMLEGDQLIGRIDPKFDRASGTLVVRGPWWSPGFKSDAARNRRFGDALDRLAAQIGASRWTMEQASKNAH, encoded by the coding sequence ATGCCGCGCAGCGCCGCCACGCCCGAAGTCATCTCCGCCGCCGACGCGCGGCGCGTGCTGCTTCACCTGCAGGGGCTCGCGGAGCCGCCGGCCCGGTCGAGCGCCAAGTCGGTGCAAGACACGGTTGAGCGGCTGGGCTACGTGCAGCTCGATTCGATCAATGTGCTCGAGCGCGCCCACCACATGATCCTGGGCACGCGGCTGGAGGGCTACCGACACGAGCATCTCTCCCACGCGGTCGAAAAGACCCGGGCCCTCTGGGAGCACTGGACCCACGACGCCTGCGTGATTCCGACGAAGTGGTTTCCGCACTGGAAGCACCGCTTCATCCGCTACAAGGAGCGCGTGCCGCGCAGTGCGTGGTGGCGCTCGCAGATCGGCAACGACTCGGATCGGACGATCCGCCGCACGCTCGCGCGGGTCCGACGCGAGGGTCCGCTGCGGGCGCGCGACTTTGAGCCGCCGGAGGACCATCGCAGCGAGGGGTGGTGGGAGTGGCACCCGGAGAAGGCGGCGCTGGAATATCTCTGGCGCTCCGGTCGCCTCGCCATTGCGCGGCGCGAGCGCTTCGAAAAGGTCTACGACCTGGTGGAGCGCGTGCTGCCGGGCGAGCACATGGGGCCGCGGAGCTCCGAGAGCAAGCACGTCGAGTGGGCCTGCCGCGAGGCGATTGACCGTCTGGGCATCGCCAATCCGTCGGAGATTTCACGATTCTTCAACGCGATCACGCCGGCCCAGGCGCGGAAGTGGTGCGCCGCCGCGATCCGCCGCGGCGATCTGGTGGAAGTGGCCGTGACTCCCGAGCGTGGCGGCAAGCCGGTGAGCGGCGTCGCTCTGCCGAACTGGAAATCGCTGCGACGAACTCCACAGCGCGATCGCATCCTTCTGCTGTCGCCCTTTGATCCGGTAGTGCGTGAGCGCTCGCGAGTCGAGCGGCTCTTCGACTTCGACTATCGCTTCGAGGCCTTCACTCCCGCCGCGAAAAGAAAGTACGGCTACTACGTCCTGCCGATGCTCGAAGGCGACCAGCTCATCGGGCGCATCGATCCGAAGTTCGACCGGGCCAGCGGCACGCTTGTCGTGCGCGGCCCGTGGTGGTCGCCCGGCTTCAAGAGCGACGCGGCACGCAATCGCCGCTTCGGCGATGCGCTCGACCGGCTCGCGGCGCAAATCGGCGCCTCGCGTTGGACGATGGAACAGGCATCGAAGAACGCACATTGA
- a CDS encoding helix-hairpin-helix domain-containing protein produces MPGRITATKKTAAAASKATTIKTSKSRKSPPQSLADLENIGPAMLKDFVVLGISTLPQLARREAFELWRDLCKRTGQRHDPCVIDVFMSAISQARGDAPCPWWDFTPKRKAMQAKLGARAEPRL; encoded by the coding sequence ATGCCCGGACGAATCACAGCGACGAAGAAGACAGCGGCTGCAGCGTCGAAGGCGACCACGATCAAAACATCGAAGTCCAGGAAATCGCCGCCGCAGTCGCTGGCGGACCTGGAGAACATCGGCCCCGCGATGCTGAAGGATTTTGTGGTGCTGGGCATCAGCACGTTGCCGCAGCTTGCCAGGCGCGAGGCGTTCGAATTGTGGCGCGACCTCTGCAAGCGCACCGGCCAGCGTCACGACCCTTGCGTGATCGATGTTTTCATGTCGGCCATCTCGCAGGCCAGGGGTGATGCGCCCTGCCCATGGTGGGATTTCACTCCCAAGCGCAAGGCGATGCAGGCGAAGCTGGGCGCACGCGCCGAGCCGCGTCTCTGA
- a CDS encoding protein kinase: MADDEPTIQPPNDPLAETVVPGGPRDRAAAASPAPWSGLENSSLEKPGDEIGPYHLISKIGEGGFGTVWKAERRTPFVQRVALKVIKAGMDSSSVLARFEQERQALAVMSHPNIARVLDGGMTAAGRPYFAMEFVEGEPITAHCDRHKLSLKDRLLLFAQVCDAIQHAHTKGVIHRDLKPGNILVAAGEHDAAQAKVIDFGIAKALTNTMSGHTVFTEVSQTIGTPEYMSPEQADPGSSDIDTRADVYSLGVILYELLTGAPPFDSLELRCKPLREIQRIIREVDPPTPTARLAAIAKGERRLADRIAASRQEQPESLLRVLGRELEWIPLMAMRKERGERYATPNDLAKDLQNYLGGRPLIAAPESTAYRVRKYVRRNRGLVIAASAVASALVIGLGIATWQWSEAKMQAWLASEANTKLRQSLLETKRTAYIGSIRRASSANNAADLTVLREELRLIQALELPGAMDGFAFRYLNAQAHPERAVFNGHGDHVRCLAISPDGRTLASASADKSIRLWDMANGKQLADLEGHASVVNSVAFSPDGRTLASASDDKTVRLWEVAGGKQLVELGEHEIWVNGVAFSPDGRTLASAGNKSIKLWDVAGRKLLAELEGRKSGVECVAFSPDGRTLAAAYYDKSIGLWDIASGKQRFSLAGHEGPVMCVAFSPDGKMLASASRDKSIRIWDVAAGKQLAELKGSEGLVNCVAFSPDGKTVASASHDKSIRLWDVGGGKQLAELKGHEDISFWVAFSPDGRSLASAGADKSIRLWDVSGEKQLPELRGHVDRVTCVAFSPDGRTIASASEDKSIRLWDAASGKQLFELDGHEDRVTWVAFSPDSRTLASAGNDKSIRLWDVSNGKSLALLNGNEDWVDCVAFSPDGRTLASAGSDRTIRLWEVLGGKLIGELKGHEDRVSSVAFSHDGRTIASAGHDKSIRLWDVASAKQIARLDGHDDRVACVAFSPDGRTVASASDDKSIRLWDVASAKQIARLDGHDDRVTCVAFSPDGRTLASSSQDKSIRLWDVDSGRQLAALVGNESALFCVAFSPDGASLASTSYDKTVKLWRGTAAKP; the protein is encoded by the coding sequence ATGGCCGACGATGAACCCACGATTCAGCCACCGAATGATCCGCTGGCCGAAACAGTTGTTCCGGGCGGACCGCGCGATCGCGCCGCTGCCGCATCGCCCGCGCCCTGGAGCGGACTTGAAAACTCGTCGCTCGAGAAGCCCGGCGACGAAATCGGCCCCTACCACCTGATCTCGAAGATCGGCGAGGGCGGCTTCGGCACGGTGTGGAAAGCCGAGCGGCGCACTCCCTTCGTGCAGCGCGTGGCGCTCAAAGTCATCAAAGCCGGCATGGATTCCAGCAGCGTGCTCGCCCGCTTCGAGCAGGAGCGCCAGGCGCTGGCCGTGATGAGCCACCCCAACATCGCCCGAGTGCTCGACGGCGGCATGACCGCGGCGGGACGCCCCTACTTTGCCATGGAATTCGTGGAGGGTGAGCCGATCACGGCGCATTGCGACCGGCACAAGCTTTCGCTGAAGGATCGACTCCTCCTCTTCGCGCAAGTGTGCGACGCGATCCAGCACGCCCACACGAAGGGAGTCATTCACCGCGACCTGAAGCCGGGAAACATTCTCGTCGCCGCGGGCGAGCACGACGCGGCGCAGGCCAAGGTGATCGACTTCGGAATCGCCAAGGCGCTCACCAACACCATGAGCGGCCACACCGTCTTCACCGAGGTCAGCCAGACCATCGGCACGCCGGAATACATGAGCCCCGAGCAGGCGGATCCGGGCTCGAGCGACATCGACACCCGCGCCGACGTCTATTCGCTGGGAGTGATCCTCTACGAGCTGCTCACCGGCGCGCCGCCCTTCGACTCGCTGGAGCTTCGATGCAAGCCGCTGCGCGAGATCCAGCGCATCATCCGCGAGGTGGATCCGCCGACGCCGACCGCCCGGCTCGCGGCGATCGCGAAGGGAGAGCGGAGGCTCGCCGACCGCATCGCCGCGTCGCGCCAGGAGCAGCCGGAGTCGCTGCTGCGCGTGCTCGGGCGCGAACTCGAGTGGATCCCGCTCATGGCGATGCGCAAGGAGCGCGGCGAGCGATACGCCACGCCCAACGACCTGGCCAAGGATCTCCAGAACTATCTCGGCGGCCGGCCGCTGATCGCGGCGCCGGAGTCCACGGCTTACCGCGTCCGAAAGTATGTGCGGCGCAACCGCGGACTGGTCATTGCCGCCAGTGCGGTCGCATCGGCGCTGGTGATCGGCCTGGGCATCGCCACCTGGCAGTGGAGCGAGGCGAAGATGCAGGCGTGGCTGGCCTCCGAGGCGAACACCAAATTGCGGCAATCGCTGCTCGAAACAAAACGCACCGCGTACATCGGCTCCATCCGGCGGGCCTCCAGCGCCAACAACGCGGCGGACCTGACGGTGCTGCGCGAGGAGTTGCGGCTGATTCAGGCGCTGGAACTTCCAGGAGCGATGGATGGGTTTGCCTTCCGCTATCTCAACGCCCAGGCGCACCCTGAGCGGGCGGTGTTCAATGGGCACGGGGATCACGTGCGCTGTCTCGCAATCAGTCCGGATGGCCGGACACTCGCATCGGCCAGTGCGGACAAGTCGATCCGACTTTGGGACATGGCCAACGGAAAGCAACTCGCCGATCTCGAGGGACATGCCAGTGTCGTGAACAGCGTCGCCTTCAGCCCCGACGGCCGGACGCTCGCATCGGCGAGCGATGACAAAACTGTCCGGCTTTGGGAAGTGGCCGGCGGCAAGCAACTTGTCGAACTTGGAGAACATGAAATTTGGGTGAATGGCGTCGCCTTCAGTCCGGATGGTCGGACGCTTGCTTCGGCGGGCAACAAGTCGATCAAACTTTGGGATGTGGCCGGCAGAAAATTGCTCGCCGAACTCGAGGGGCGCAAGAGCGGCGTGGAGTGCGTCGCCTTCAGCCCCGACGGACGGACGCTCGCTGCGGCGTATTACGACAAATCGATCGGTCTCTGGGACATCGCCAGCGGCAAGCAGCGCTTCTCGCTCGCGGGACACGAGGGTCCCGTGATGTGCGTCGCCTTCAGCCCGGATGGCAAGATGCTCGCCTCGGCGAGTCGGGACAAGTCGATCCGGATCTGGGATGTGGCCGCCGGCAAGCAACTCGCCGAACTCAAAGGGAGCGAAGGCTTGGTGAATTGCGTCGCCTTCAGCCCCGATGGCAAGACGGTCGCTTCGGCAAGTCACGACAAGTCGATTCGACTCTGGGATGTGGGCGGCGGCAAACAACTCGCCGAGCTCAAGGGCCACGAAGACATTTCGTTTTGGGTCGCCTTCAGTCCGGATGGACGATCGCTCGCTTCGGCGGGCGCCGACAAATCGATCCGTCTCTGGGATGTCTCCGGCGAAAAGCAACTTCCCGAACTCCGTGGGCACGTGGATCGTGTGACCTGCGTCGCCTTCAGTCCCGATGGTCGGACGATCGCATCGGCAAGCGAGGACAAATCAATCCGTCTCTGGGATGCTGCAAGCGGCAAGCAACTCTTCGAGCTCGACGGCCATGAGGACCGTGTGACTTGGGTCGCCTTCAGTCCGGACAGCCGAACGCTAGCATCGGCCGGCAACGACAAGTCGATCCGGCTCTGGGATGTCTCCAATGGAAAGTCGCTCGCGCTTCTGAATGGAAATGAAGATTGGGTGGACTGCGTCGCGTTCAGTCCTGATGGACGGACCCTGGCGTCGGCGGGATCGGATCGAACGATCCGTCTCTGGGAAGTGCTTGGCGGCAAGTTGATCGGTGAGCTCAAGGGACATGAAGATCGCGTCTCCAGCGTCGCCTTCAGTCACGACGGACGGACCATCGCTTCGGCTGGTCACGACAAATCGATCCGGCTCTGGGATGTGGCGAGCGCGAAACAAATCGCCAGACTCGACGGACATGATGACCGGGTGGCGTGCGTCGCCTTCAGTCCCGATGGTCGGACGGTCGCCTCGGCGAGCGACGACAAATCGATCCGACTCTGGGATGTGGCCAGCGCGAAGCAAATCGCACGGCTCGACGGGCATGATGACCGGGTGACCTGTGTCGCCTTCAGCCCCGATGGACGGACGCTCGCTTCGTCCAGCCAGGACAAATCGATCCGGCTCTGGGATGTCGACAGCGGCAGGCAGCTTGCCGCGCTTGTGGGCAACGAGAGCGCCCTGTTCTGCGTCGCCTTCAGTCCCGACGGTGCGTCGCTCGCCTCGACGAGCTATGACAAGACGGTCAAGCTCTGGCGCGGCACGGCGGCGAAACCCTGA